agcaacaggggatggatcacttggtggttacctgttctgttcattccctctggggcacctggcactggctgctgtcggaagacagggtactgtgctagatggacctttggtctgacccagtagggccattcttatctTTAGAAAGATGGGAGAAGGGCTAGTAATacttcctcattttacagactgaCTAGCCTAAGGTCAAACAAGGAGGCTGTGGCAGAACATTGAATCCAGCtcttctgagccctggtctaATTACAAGAGCATCTTTCCTCTCAGATTGAATTGCATTCATTaccatgtctgtgtgtgcttctCTTTAAACAGGACCCTTGAACATCTGTGAGGAAACAACCGTTCTGCATGGCGGATTCCTGCTAGCAACAAAGTTGTATCATCCCAAAGCGTTGTCAGAGTTGGCCAAATCCGACTGGCCCCTGGTTGGGCAGCCTATAACCGATGCCTTGAAGGAAATATGCACCAGCcgttcctcttccccaccccaacccaatGTGTGGAAGAAGAAAGCGGTTATCATCATCTGGGCCAAAatcctccttccctgccccttgtCCTCTGCGGGCTCCACCTCAGTTGACCAACAGTGGAAGGAAGATGTCTTCTTCTCGGTGGGCAGCATGATCCCGCGTATAAACCACACCGTCCTCTTCGAGCTGCTCAAGGCTCTGAATGCGCCACGGCTCtttgtgcagctgctgctggcactgcCTGCAGCCGTGCGTCAGCGGGAGCTCGAGCTATTTGTCAAGTACGTTGTGAACGAGACGTCCCTGGTGGACGTCGCCTTCTTCCTGGACGTCTGGTGGGAGATAATGAAACACAAGGAGGGTGAGCAAGACAAAATGATCCTGATGTTCAGCACTCTGGCCCATCAGCACCTGTCCGAGTCTCCCGATGAGCCCTGTCAGCCTGCAAAGAGATTCAAGGGTGaccccttctccctgcagagcccccccaTAGCCACTGGCCTGTTGACAGTTCTGATCGATGGGCTAAAGCAGATCTCCGGGAGCATCGTCCTCCCCAAGATGAAGTGCTGTGCTCTGGCCAACCTAGTGGAGCTGCTGTCGGTCTTCACAGTGATAGAGCATGAGTCCAGCTCGCTGCCCGTCAAAGCATATCTAGACAAGATTGCATCCGTCGTCACCATCTGGAACGATGACAGCGAGAACCGGTACAACAGAAGGGGTCTGGAGGAGAAAGTGAAGGAGGCCGAGAGGAGCGTGAGCTTGCTGTCCGTAGTCAAGCTGTCCAGCGAAGAGCTGTTTGTTGGCTTGAACTTCCTCCGTAGCTTgctccagagctggggggaggagctgcAGTGCATGCTGAACAACCACAAAGAGATCTGCTACGAAAGCTACCGACTCCTTGACAGCCTCACGGCCTTCGGGAAGAACCTGATCTCCTATGCCAAGTCCGGAGACCTGAGTGAGGACGAGAAGGAAATGGTGTCAGAATTGGGACAGATCATTGTGGACTTCCTCAAGAAGATCAATCCAAAGCTGAAAGGCAGGAATTCAGACAGCAGTGTCATGGCTTTGGTTGCCATGGCAATTATCGAGCAGAGGATGGACCGGCACACAGAAATGTGCTCCATTTTTGCTTCTGAGAAGGCCTGGGCTTTTTCTAAGGACTGGGTCACCTGTCTTGTTAAAAACAGAGCTCTCTTCCAGAAACCAGAGCTGGTCTTGAAATTGCTGGAGACCACcgtgacttttagcctgtctgcCGATAACAGagagagcagggagctgcagagccaagTGGTCAAAACTATTCTGGAGTGTTACACTGAGCTTCCACTACCTGACAAGAACAAGGTGATCTCGGCTGTCCTGGCTTCTTGGGGTGGGCAGGGCTTATCCTTGAACTTGAAGACTTTCATGGAAGGGTTTCAAGAGGAGCTGAACTTGGCTTTCAACCAGATCACGCAGAGTGCATCAGATCAAGGTCTCACCAAGGCTGTCGCCTCTGTGGCGAGGCTGGCTCTGCTCCACCCAGAGGCAACGGTGAAGAAGGTCTGCAACCTTGCTGTCGTCAACCTGGGAACACACCAGTTCCTAGCACAGATTCTGTGCTCCTTTCCAGCACTGAGCTTCCAAGAGGCACGAGACGACCCAAACCGGTCGGGCAGCCTGCTAGAGAGATGTCTAAAGGAGACTGTTTGGGGGAGACTCTCCTCCGCTAAGGAAAAGGAGCAGTTTCTAGAGTTCTTGACCTTTCTCATGCAGCCAAGTTCAGGTCATCCACTCCTCTCCCCTGCAGAGGTGACCAAAGCCTTTGTCCTTCCCCATTTGAAATCAGACTTTGCTCACATCGAGCTGAGCTTGCAGATCCTCAGTAAGGTTCTGGAAGTCCAGCCTGGTCCAGAGGAACAGTGGCTCAAGTCCTGCTACCCCTTCCCGCTTCTTCTGGGCCTCTGCAAGCTCCTGGATGGTTACACAAAGTACTGGCACCGGTTCAGGGACCAGCACTGCCCTTCGCTGGAGACCAAAGACCTGATTGCCACCACTCTCTCTCAGCTCTGCGAGGTGTTGGGGCAGaaagctgcccccgccccagaaGTGTGGATCCAGTCGCTGGCCTGGCTGCGCCGGAAGGTCGAGCTGCTGGACTGGACCGTTGGTCTCCGGCTGAAGAAGCTTTTCGGGGACCACTTTAAGAACGAAGTCCCAGCTACCCTGTTTGAAATTTGCAAGCTCTCAGAGGATGAGTGGACGTCCCGCCCCGTCCCGGCCTATGGGGCAGGCAGCGGGCTCCTGGCCTGGATGGAGTGCTGCTGCATCTCCACGGCGCTGAGGGAGCAAATGCTCTCTCTCCTCACCGTTGATGTGGACAACCCAGAAGAAGTCAACTTGTTCAGCAAAGGGTTCCTGGTGGCCCTGATACAGGTCCTTCCGTGGTGCAGCCACAGCGAATGGAAGAGACTCACACAGGTGATTGAAAGCCTGCTACACAGGCAGGTCCTTCACGTACCTTATACTCTGGAGTACGTGCAGTACATGCCGCTGCTCAACTTCAGGCCTTTTGCCCACTATCTCCAGTTCTCTGTGCTCTTCCTGAGAGGATTCCAGCTGTTATGCAGCTCCAGTTGCTCCAGCTGGCTGCCGGCAGAAGCCTGGCAGCACGTGGTGAGACTCTACAGCAGCAGCCTCACCGACCTGCTAGGCTCTGTCAAGAGGGATTCCCTCTCTCACTGGCACTCTGCCGACGACAAGAACCCCACGCAGGAAGTGTCCTTCATCTACATCCAGGTGTTCTGCCATGTGCTGCATGTCGTGGCCATGCTGCCGGATGACTGCTCCGGTGAGCCGCTCCTGGTCCTGGCCTTGGAGATCCTCTCGCAGTATGAAACGCTCAGTGCCTCCGACAAGTCCCTGAGCAGCGCGCTCAGGAAAGCCAACGAGAAGCACTTCCTGGAGTCCATCACCGACAATGTCAGCAACAAGGAGCTCCGGGCCACGCTACTGCAGAAGCTGAGCAAGCTGTGAGCCATCCCAGGTGGCAAGCAGGTCACAGATTACACCTGGAGCAAAACGGTGTGTCTCGGCTCCACGGATCATCAAAGCTCAGAGGCATGACAGAATGAGACACACCAGTGTTGAACGGAGCCTAAACCCTACAAAGATGAGGAGAAGTTAATTGGAGATTTGTAAGATCTATAATAAACCTTTTCTTTTGGACTTGGTTTCGTAGCTGTATTTTTTAATGTGCCTGAGAGTGTCATGGTGCATTTAGAAATTGATGTCTGCATCCTCTCTGAAACCTGCCAGCTAAAGTAGCCTCCATTTTAGTTGCTCTTGACTTGCTCTTCAGCTATTGCACCCGCAACTCCAATCTGCCTTAATGTCTTGTTACTGTGTTTGCTGTTAAGGAGTTTCGCACCAGGCCTACAGCCCTGTAACTCTAATCCAGAGAAGCTCAGCCTCCATTGGCTATTCAGTAACTGGGCCCCCTGCTAATACTGTCAGCAAATGGGGCTTAGATCCTCATGGGCAGATTGTGACATCACCATCTGCCTGCTGGGGATAATTAAGTGACACCCCTAAATCTCTAGCAGCTCGGTAATGAATTTGGGTTGCTTCTGGGCTGAGCTGGATTCAAACTGGTAACCCTGACTCCCCCTCAGCCAGCTAGAGCCTCTCTACACAGAAAGTGCACGTTGTACAAGACAGATTCACCATGTAGTGGCTCTGAAAAGAGGTCTTTATTGGTCCCCCCTCCGACAGGCATTGTAGTGAGTAGGCGCAATGTTAGTGCAAATTTTAAAATGCCTCAAGGGCTTTTTTCCTTTCCATTACATAAGGCAAATTATTTGTAACAAAAACAGCATGATAAGAATGCCTGCAACTCTGAGAGCATGTTACAAAGTGGAAACCCACCCATCTGACTGGcctttgtagttaataataataataaaaacaaaacacagtacTAATCTGTCAGTCATTGCAGTGACACATTGTTAGAGCTAAGCTTGGAAAGAGCCAATTCCATTAATCTTCCAGGAACATGTGACTATGTCCAGCGTAAGACCTGATGCCTGAAGGAACTGGGGTTTGGAGAGCTAAGTGCTTTCAAACACAGTCTTCAGCTCTTGTGCAGCGGCTGAATAAAAGCTACAAGGCAGCCTATCCTTTTGTAAACTCCCTGCTCCACAGATAAGTAAGGTCCAGATTTGCCCCTGGTGGAGTTACTCGCTTCTGTGGAGTTATTCTCCAGGGATGAATGCAGCCCGTTGGTGCTAGCACCAAAGGTTACAAAGAGCCAGTGACTATCCTGGTGTTTCTTGTGCATATGGTGATTGTCCATCAGAGGTCTATGCTCAGAGCGGTTGGTGTTTTGCTTCTGCACCTGCTAGGGTCTTTAGTCCACAGAAAGATCTGGTTCTCGGCATTAAGCAAAGTGCTGCAGTCTGGGGCCAGTCTTGCAGGGGGTGTGGTACTAAGCAGGGTCAGGGGAAACAGTCAGTCAGTGCAGCAGATACTGTGGGCCCAAGTCAGCGTTGGTGTAGGACTAGACTAGGGGTGTCAGTCAGTGACCACTGTTTTGGTGTTGCCACCTCCAGCAGCTTGTTGCATTTCACCTATAATTCCTAGCTCCAGTTTCTTCTCTCTGGTTCTTTTCACCAGGGCTGAGTTAGTGGTTATGTAATCCCAGACCTGGGGAAACATGGCACTTAGGTCTGCATGGAGTGTGGCCAAGGGACAAACTCGTGCTTAGCAGCAACTAGAAACTTCCCCAGAGgcaatggaccaaattcagccatGGCACAAGGGCAGCATAAGGGGAGCAGACTGTTCAGAATATCACCCCCTTTTCTGTTCCCCCAGGGCAAGATTCTGCTCTGAGCTGGAAGGGTGTAAATCAGAATAACTCCGAACCTGAACGAGGTGAACCTGCCCCTCAGTGTGTATGACACCCTGGTTTTCCACAACCACTAAATGCTAAATCACACCAGTGACAGCCCACAGGTTACACACaccactgaatttggcccagagtctTCTGGGGGCGTTGCACCCACTGCTGCCAGGTCTGGGTCTGTGCCGTAGTCTTTCAATGCCAATGTCACCTATTAAATTGACCAGAATATTTATAACAAACCCTCTTGGCTCCCCTCTCTCCTCTTTAGCATTTCATTGACCAATAGCTAGAGAGTCTGACCACAGCGAGGCTCTTTAGCGCTTCACCTACATAACGCTCCCACTAGCCGGGTTCCCCCCCAGACAGAAGGACACAGGACACTTGAGTGTTACAGAAAGACAGTCCTTCTGTAACAGGCTGGTGCTGCTTCCCTGAACTGCAGCGGAGACAACACAGCTGCTTTAAAGTAAAAGGGCCTCCTAATACTAATGGGCAATGATGTTCCGGTCCCAACCTGGTACCGACAACACTGATTTTAATGGCAAGGCAGCTGGGAGAAGAGCCAGGATGCTGGCTTAGTCTCAAACCTTGTGGTCTGCAGCCTCTGCCGGTAATTATCTATTCTTGTCAGACGGTGAACTGCTGTAGAGTCGGACAGCTTTCTTACAGATCAGCATGAACCAGTAGAGCTGTGGGGCGATGAGAGAGGCGTTGGCCACGTTGCAGTGCATGGGGATGTGGAAAGGCACCATGTAGATGGGGATCCCCGTGTGCCTGG
The Eretmochelys imbricata isolate rEreImb1 chromosome 17, rEreImb1.hap1, whole genome shotgun sequence DNA segment above includes these coding regions:
- the GEMIN4 gene encoding gem-associated protein 4, which translates into the protein MELGPLNICEETTVLHGGFLLATKLYHPKALSELAKSDWPLVGQPITDALKEICTSRSSSPPQPNVWKKKAVIIIWAKILLPCPLSSAGSTSVDQQWKEDVFFSVGSMIPRINHTVLFELLKALNAPRLFVQLLLALPAAVRQRELELFVKYVVNETSLVDVAFFLDVWWEIMKHKEGEQDKMILMFSTLAHQHLSESPDEPCQPAKRFKGDPFSLQSPPIATGLLTVLIDGLKQISGSIVLPKMKCCALANLVELLSVFTVIEHESSSLPVKAYLDKIASVVTIWNDDSENRYNRRGLEEKVKEAERSVSLLSVVKLSSEELFVGLNFLRSLLQSWGEELQCMLNNHKEICYESYRLLDSLTAFGKNLISYAKSGDLSEDEKEMVSELGQIIVDFLKKINPKLKGRNSDSSVMALVAMAIIEQRMDRHTEMCSIFASEKAWAFSKDWVTCLVKNRALFQKPELVLKLLETTVTFSLSADNRESRELQSQVVKTILECYTELPLPDKNKVISAVLASWGGQGLSLNLKTFMEGFQEELNLAFNQITQSASDQGLTKAVASVARLALLHPEATVKKVCNLAVVNLGTHQFLAQILCSFPALSFQEARDDPNRSGSLLERCLKETVWGRLSSAKEKEQFLEFLTFLMQPSSGHPLLSPAEVTKAFVLPHLKSDFAHIELSLQILSKVLEVQPGPEEQWLKSCYPFPLLLGLCKLLDGYTKYWHRFRDQHCPSLETKDLIATTLSQLCEVLGQKAAPAPEVWIQSLAWLRRKVELLDWTVGLRLKKLFGDHFKNEVPATLFEICKLSEDEWTSRPVPAYGAGSGLLAWMECCCISTALREQMLSLLTVDVDNPEEVNLFSKGFLVALIQVLPWCSHSEWKRLTQVIESLLHRQVLHVPYTLEYVQYMPLLNFRPFAHYLQFSVLFLRGFQLLCSSSCSSWLPAEAWQHVVRLYSSSLTDLLGSVKRDSLSHWHSADDKNPTQEVSFIYIQVFCHVLHVVAMLPDDCSGEPLLVLALEILSQYETLSASDKSLSSALRKANEKHFLESITDNVSNKELRATLLQKLSKL